From a single Lentisphaera profundi genomic region:
- a CDS encoding DUF1501 domain-containing protein has protein sequence MNRRDVLKSGLGLGTMALTGLQNNVFANNGGISHDFKLPGLPKAKRVIYLFMAGGPSHIDTFDFHPEMRKLHGTELPDSIRNGQRITGMTSGQKSFPCVAPMHQFHKHGEMQTWVSEYLPHTAKMVDKLSIIKTMNTEAVNHDPAITYINTGNQIVGHPSLGSWLSYGIGSQNQNLPSYVTMISRGSGNGQALYSRLWGSGNLPSKHAGVKLRSGKEAVLYLDNPKGVTRSSRRDLLNTLGDFNRSHYKDIRDPEIDARIAQYEMAYRMQSEVPDTLDMTKESKATLDLYGPDVLKPGTFANNCIKARKLSENGVRFIQLFHRNWDHHSSLPKHMPKQCNMIDQPSMGLLKDLESRGLLDDTLVIWGGEFGRTIYSQGKLTKTDHGRDHHGRCFTYWMAGGGVKQGYEHGVTDEYAYNILDKPVHINDFNATVLHLLGINHEKFSVKHQGLDLRLTGVEPRKVIHDIIA, from the coding sequence ATGAATAGACGAGACGTCCTGAAAAGTGGCTTAGGTTTAGGGACGATGGCCTTGACTGGTCTTCAAAACAATGTGTTCGCCAATAACGGTGGCATAAGTCACGATTTTAAACTTCCTGGCCTTCCAAAAGCTAAACGTGTAATTTACCTCTTTATGGCGGGTGGCCCCTCACATATTGATACTTTTGATTTCCATCCCGAAATGCGCAAATTACACGGAACTGAATTACCTGATTCCATTCGCAATGGCCAACGTATCACCGGGATGACCAGCGGACAAAAATCTTTCCCCTGCGTAGCTCCTATGCACCAATTTCATAAGCATGGTGAAATGCAAACTTGGGTCAGTGAGTACCTTCCTCATACGGCAAAAATGGTCGATAAACTCAGCATTATCAAAACTATGAATACTGAAGCGGTGAATCACGATCCCGCCATTACCTATATCAATACGGGAAATCAAATCGTTGGCCACCCAAGCTTAGGCTCATGGCTCAGTTATGGTATTGGTAGCCAAAACCAAAACCTACCCTCTTATGTAACCATGATTTCCCGCGGATCCGGCAATGGCCAGGCACTCTATTCTCGGCTATGGGGCAGTGGCAACCTGCCCTCCAAGCATGCCGGAGTTAAACTGCGTAGTGGTAAAGAAGCTGTTTTATATTTGGATAATCCAAAGGGAGTCACACGTTCTTCTCGACGTGATTTACTCAATACCCTAGGAGATTTTAACCGTAGTCATTATAAAGATATTCGCGATCCTGAAATTGATGCACGCATTGCCCAATACGAAATGGCCTACCGCATGCAAAGTGAAGTTCCCGATACGCTTGATATGACTAAAGAATCCAAAGCGACTCTCGATCTCTATGGCCCCGATGTGCTCAAGCCCGGTACCTTTGCCAACAATTGTATCAAGGCACGTAAACTCAGTGAAAATGGTGTCCGTTTCATCCAACTCTTCCACCGTAATTGGGATCATCACAGCAGCTTACCAAAACATATGCCGAAGCAATGTAATATGATTGATCAACCCTCAATGGGGCTATTAAAAGACCTAGAGAGTCGTGGTCTACTCGATGACACTCTCGTGATTTGGGGTGGTGAATTCGGCCGTACTATTTACTCTCAGGGCAAATTGACAAAAACAGATCATGGCCGTGACCATCATGGCCGTTGCTTCACTTACTGGATGGCCGGTGGTGGCGTCAAACAAGGTTATGAGCATGGTGTGACCGATGAATATGCCTACAATATCTTGGATAAACCTGTTCATATCAATGATTTTAACGCGACTGTGTTGCACCTACTCGGTATTAACCACGAAAAATTCTCAGTTAAACACCAAGGCTTGGACCTTCGCTTAACTGGTGTAGAACCTCGCAAAGTCATTCACGATATCATTGCCTAA